The proteins below are encoded in one region of Stigmatopora argus isolate UIUO_Sarg chromosome 2, RoL_Sarg_1.0, whole genome shotgun sequence:
- the scamp5b gene encoding secretory carrier-associated membrane protein 5: MAEPNFPPLPGFIPLKPCFYQDFEEIPDQHRSLCKKMYHLWMLNSATLTVNLVGCFAWMFGGGGVTNFGLSIIWLIMFTPCSYVCWFRPIYKAFRSDSSFNYMLFFFVFMAQVGISIIQSIGIPGWGVCGWLATISFFSYNIFIALIMLVPTVMFTAVASLSFFALTKIHNFYRGSGGSMTRAQEEWTTGAWKNPHVQQAAQQAAIGAASGAMQDQYSAPQYNDNQM; the protein is encoded by the exons ATGGCTG AGCCCAACTTCCCGCCTCTGCCAGGCTTCATTCCACTCAAGCCGTGCTTCTATCAAGACTTTGAAGAAATCCCTGATCAGCACCGCAGCTTGTGCAAGAAAATGTACCACCTGTGGATGT TAAACAGTGCAACGCTGACAGTCAATCTGGTTGGCTGCTTCGCATGGATGTTTGGAGGAGGGGGCGTGACCAATTTTGGACTGTCAATCATATGGCTTATCATGTTCACACCTTGCTCATACGTGTGCTGGTTCCGGCCCATTTACAAGGCTTTCCG gaGTGACAGCTCGTTCAACTACAtgctgtttttctttgtgttcatGGCTCAAGTGGGCATCAGCATCATTCAAAGCATCGGCATCCCTGGATGGGGCGTGTG CGGCTGGTTGGCCACTATCTCCTTCTTCAGTTACAATATTTTCATTGCTCTGATTATGTTGGTGCCTACTGTCATGTTCACCGCCGTCGCCTCGCTGTCCTTCTTTGCCCTAACTAAG ATTCACAATTTCTACCGCGGGAGTGGGGGCAGCATGACCAGAGCACAGGAGGAATGGACCACGGGGGCCTGGAAGAACCCACATGTCCAGCAGGCCGCCCAGCAGGCTGCCATTGGGGCAGCCAGTGGCGCCATGCAGGATCAGTACTCAGCGCCGCAGTACAACGACAACCAGATGTAA